Proteins encoded within one genomic window of Cellulomonas xiejunii:
- a CDS encoding SigE family RNA polymerase sigma factor produces the protein MSGDRVTLAGDEELSDDPTASVEHVPVVVPRAPMDREREFAEFMLEATPALARTAWLLCGDEHRAEELVQQALMRTFVSWSTARERDPLAYTRRTLANLRIDTWRKHRREVLTPLDRMPHVGVDSGADVRAERDRLIRALSTLTARQRRIVVLRHLVGLSEREVAEDLGVAVGTVKSTASRGLAELRAALTEGSGGSTQQTTRTRRPS, from the coding sequence ATGAGCGGTGATCGCGTGACTCTCGCAGGGGATGAGGAGTTGTCGGACGACCCCACCGCCTCAGTCGAGCACGTGCCGGTCGTGGTGCCTCGCGCTCCGATGGACCGCGAGCGAGAGTTCGCGGAGTTCATGCTCGAGGCCACGCCGGCTCTGGCGCGGACCGCGTGGCTTCTCTGCGGCGACGAGCACCGCGCTGAGGAGCTGGTCCAGCAAGCCCTGATGCGAACGTTCGTGTCGTGGTCCACAGCGCGCGAACGCGATCCGCTGGCCTACACCCGCAGGACCTTGGCGAACCTTCGGATCGACACGTGGCGCAAGCACCGCCGAGAAGTCCTCACCCCTCTCGACCGGATGCCCCACGTGGGGGTGGACTCGGGCGCTGACGTGCGTGCAGAACGTGACCGGTTGATCCGTGCCCTGTCCACCTTGACGGCACGACAACGCCGCATCGTCGTGCTGAGGCATCTCGTCGGCCTGTCGGAGCGGGAAGTCGCCGAGGACCTCGGGGTGGCGGTCGGGACGGTGAAGTCCACTGCCTCGCGTGGCCTCGCTGAGCTGCGTGCCGCGCTCACGGAGGGTTCGGGCGGTTCCACACAGCAGACGACCAGGACCAGGAGACCGTCATGA
- the arsM gene encoding arsenite methyltransferase — MVDDIREQVRARYALAALQGGGDGGCCGGAEACEPGDVIDERFGAALYGAEDAAAVPPEALAASLGCGNPLMVAELREGERVLDLGSGGGIDVLLSARRVGQKGFAYGVDMTDEMLDLARANAAAAGATNVEFRKGTIEDLPLDDASVDVVISNCVVNLSPDKPAVLAEAFRVLAAGGRFGISDVVAEDHLTPEQRAERGSYVGCIAGALSRSEYLEGLAAAGFVDADVEFTHVVAEGMHGAIVRARKPHEA; from the coding sequence ATGGTCGACGACATCCGGGAGCAGGTCCGGGCGCGCTACGCGCTGGCGGCGCTGCAGGGCGGCGGTGACGGTGGCTGCTGCGGCGGTGCCGAGGCCTGCGAGCCTGGCGACGTGATCGACGAGCGGTTCGGCGCGGCGCTGTACGGCGCGGAGGACGCCGCGGCGGTGCCGCCCGAGGCGCTGGCGGCCTCGCTGGGGTGCGGCAACCCGCTGATGGTCGCCGAGCTGCGCGAGGGCGAGCGGGTGCTCGACCTGGGGTCCGGCGGCGGCATCGACGTGCTGCTGTCCGCACGGCGGGTCGGCCAGAAGGGGTTCGCGTACGGGGTCGACATGACCGACGAGATGCTCGACCTGGCTCGCGCCAACGCCGCCGCGGCCGGGGCGACGAACGTGGAGTTCCGCAAGGGCACCATCGAGGACCTGCCGCTCGACGACGCCTCCGTGGACGTCGTGATCTCCAACTGTGTGGTGAACCTGTCCCCGGACAAGCCGGCGGTGCTGGCCGAGGCGTTCCGGGTCCTGGCAGCCGGTGGGCGGTTCGGGATCTCCGACGTCGTCGCCGAGGACCACCTGACCCCCGAACAGCGCGCCGAGCGTGGGTCGTACGTCGGGTGCATCGCCGGCGCGCTGTCACGCAGCGAGTACCTCGAGGGCCTCGCCGCGGCCGGGTTCGTCGACGCCGACGTCGAGTTCACGCACGTGGTGGCCGAGGGGATGCACGGTGCGATCGTGCGGGCCCGCAAGCCGCACGAGGCGTGA
- a CDS encoding alcohol dehydrogenase catalytic domain-containing protein — protein MEIVGAVLERSGSPAPFAESRPFTVSRLELDDPGPGEVLVRIEAAGVCHSDLSVVDGNRVRPTPMLLGHEAAGIVTALGAGVTDLSRGDRVVLTFLPRCGVCPGCAADGRLPCVPGSAANAAGTLVGGGTRLHRDGALVHHHLGVSGFASHAVVSRTSLVRVDPDVPPQVAALLGCAVLTGGGAVVNAGRPRPGEPVVVVGLGGVGMAALLVAVALGHDVTGVDTVPDKLATARDLGASVACTPAELVERGVRAPVVVEAAGSARALETAFAATAPGGTTVTVGLPSPAARASLSPLTLTAEARTVVGSYLGSAVPERDVPRYVDLWRSGRLPLERLVSSRITLDDLDSAMDRLAAGGELRQLLTFDEGTPP, from the coding sequence ATGGAGATCGTCGGGGCGGTCCTCGAACGGTCGGGCAGCCCGGCTCCCTTCGCCGAGTCGCGCCCGTTCACGGTCTCGCGGCTCGAGCTCGACGATCCCGGCCCGGGCGAGGTGCTCGTGCGCATCGAGGCCGCGGGCGTGTGCCACTCCGACCTGTCCGTCGTCGACGGCAACCGCGTCCGCCCCACGCCGATGCTGCTCGGCCACGAGGCCGCCGGGATCGTCACTGCGCTCGGCGCGGGCGTGACGGACCTGTCGCGGGGCGACCGCGTCGTCCTCACCTTCCTGCCCCGGTGCGGCGTCTGCCCCGGCTGCGCCGCCGACGGACGGCTCCCCTGCGTGCCCGGCAGCGCCGCGAACGCCGCCGGGACGCTCGTCGGCGGCGGCACCCGGCTGCACCGCGACGGCGCACTCGTGCACCACCACCTCGGAGTCTCGGGGTTCGCGTCGCACGCCGTCGTCAGCCGCACCTCGCTCGTGCGCGTCGACCCCGACGTCCCCCCGCAGGTCGCGGCGCTGCTCGGCTGCGCGGTGCTCACCGGCGGCGGTGCGGTCGTCAACGCCGGCCGACCGCGGCCCGGTGAGCCCGTGGTCGTGGTCGGGCTCGGCGGCGTCGGGATGGCCGCGCTGCTCGTCGCCGTCGCGCTCGGGCACGACGTGACCGGCGTCGACACGGTGCCGGACAAGCTCGCGACGGCGCGGGACCTCGGGGCGAGCGTCGCGTGCACGCCCGCCGAGCTCGTCGAGCGCGGGGTGCGCGCCCCCGTCGTCGTCGAGGCCGCCGGCTCCGCGCGCGCGCTCGAGACCGCGTTCGCGGCGACCGCGCCCGGCGGGACGACCGTCACCGTCGGACTCCCCTCCCCCGCCGCGCGGGCCTCGCTCTCCCCCCTGACGCTGACCGCGGAGGCGCGCACGGTCGTCGGCTCCTACCTCGGCTCCGCGGTGCCCGAGCGTGACGTCCCCCGGTACGTCGACCTGTGGCGCTCCGGCCGGCTGCCCCTCGAACGGCTCGTGTCCTCGCGCATCACGCTCGACGACCTCGACTCCGCCATGGACCGCCTCGCGGCCGGTGGCGAGCTCCGCCAGCTCCTGACCTTCGACGAAGGGACCCCCCCGTGA
- a CDS encoding HAD family hydrolase has product MIKAVLFDLDGVVRHFDERAVAEIEASHSLAAGSIAAFAFSEPHLTEVTTGRITRAEWVRRIGDHVENHAAARAWGATRSRIDDDVVRLAAELRALGRTTAILTNGSDTVHAELRALDFPPTFGRVFNSAEIGHAKPDPAAFHHVLEALGVRAREVFFIDDTPRNLTAAAGLGIVTHHFTDVPRLRAALVGAGIVTTSSSSSSS; this is encoded by the coding sequence ATGATCAAGGCCGTCCTGTTCGATCTGGACGGGGTCGTCCGGCACTTCGACGAGCGTGCCGTCGCTGAGATCGAGGCCTCCCACTCCCTCGCGGCGGGATCCATCGCGGCGTTCGCGTTCTCGGAACCCCACCTCACCGAGGTCACCACGGGCCGCATCACCCGAGCGGAGTGGGTGAGGCGCATCGGCGACCACGTCGAGAACCACGCCGCGGCTCGCGCGTGGGGCGCCACCCGCTCGCGCATCGACGACGACGTGGTGCGGCTGGCCGCCGAGCTCCGTGCACTCGGCCGCACGACAGCGATCCTGACCAACGGCTCTGACACCGTCCACGCCGAACTGCGTGCGCTCGACTTCCCGCCGACGTTCGGCAGGGTCTTCAACTCTGCCGAGATCGGGCATGCCAAGCCGGATCCTGCCGCCTTCCACCACGTGCTCGAGGCCCTGGGGGTCCGTGCCCGCGAGGTGTTCTTCATCGACGACACGCCCAGGAACCTCACCGCGGCGGCCGGCCTCGGGATCGTCACGCACCACTTTACGGACGTCCCTCGACTTCGGGCGGCGCTCGTGGGGGCCGGCATCGTGACGACGAGCTCGTCGTCCTCCTCGAGCTGA
- a CDS encoding MFS transporter, which yields MTDDRPTQTMTLRGVRGFGRLWSASTVSAFGSYVTTFAVPFIVVDALDGDAVDVGLVNAARWVPYLVFGLLAGVMVDRMRRRPVLVATDLLSAVALGAIPALSMTGHLGVGWLVVLMAVFGLCTLVGDAAFQSFVPRVVPTMLLGSAHARLDQSDAVAQVSGPALAGGLVRLLGAPLTVLVDAVSYLASAILLATVKVDEPAVERRSNARLRSIGTEIREGVRWVYRHPTLRPLALSTHAWFACSAVAGAVMVPFAYRTLHLSAGALGLAFSVAGLGALVAASVAVRLGRRFGAGRVIVVARFGTGIAWGLMALSPVAMPEGPAAGGWGGGPAWVVFALGQLLLGLCMGAENTNELAYRQTATPDALQGRMNATMRSINRAMIVVAAPLGGLLGDAAGYGMALVVAGGLLVVATAVAVGSRLWGARLGDAYTPTIDIP from the coding sequence GTGACCGACGACCGACCGACGCAGACGATGACGCTGCGCGGCGTCCGCGGCTTCGGCCGGCTGTGGAGCGCCTCGACGGTCTCCGCGTTCGGCAGCTACGTGACGACCTTCGCAGTGCCGTTCATCGTCGTGGACGCGCTGGACGGCGACGCCGTCGACGTCGGGCTGGTCAATGCGGCTCGCTGGGTGCCGTACCTCGTGTTCGGGCTGCTGGCCGGCGTGATGGTGGACCGGATGCGGCGCCGTCCCGTGCTGGTTGCCACCGACCTGCTGAGCGCGGTCGCGCTCGGAGCGATCCCTGCGCTGTCCATGACGGGGCACCTCGGCGTGGGGTGGCTCGTCGTCCTGATGGCCGTGTTCGGGCTGTGCACGCTGGTGGGTGATGCAGCGTTCCAGTCGTTCGTGCCCCGCGTCGTGCCGACCATGCTGCTGGGGTCGGCACATGCCCGGCTCGATCAGTCGGACGCGGTCGCCCAGGTCAGCGGCCCGGCCCTCGCCGGCGGCCTGGTCCGGTTGCTGGGTGCGCCGCTCACGGTGCTCGTCGACGCCGTCAGCTATCTGGCGTCCGCGATCCTCCTGGCGACCGTCAAGGTCGACGAGCCTGCCGTGGAGCGGAGGTCGAACGCCCGGCTCCGCAGCATCGGGACCGAGATCCGGGAGGGTGTGCGCTGGGTCTACCGTCACCCGACGCTGCGTCCGCTCGCGCTGAGCACGCACGCGTGGTTCGCCTGCTCGGCCGTCGCGGGAGCCGTCATGGTGCCGTTCGCATACAGGACGCTGCACCTGAGTGCGGGGGCGCTCGGCCTGGCGTTCTCGGTTGCCGGGTTGGGGGCGCTGGTAGCCGCGTCCGTCGCGGTCCGGCTCGGTCGACGATTCGGTGCGGGCCGCGTCATCGTCGTCGCACGGTTCGGGACGGGCATCGCGTGGGGGCTGATGGCGCTCTCGCCCGTGGCGATGCCCGAGGGGCCGGCCGCCGGCGGGTGGGGCGGTGGTCCGGCATGGGTCGTGTTCGCACTCGGGCAGCTGCTGCTGGGGCTGTGCATGGGCGCGGAGAACACGAACGAGCTGGCGTACCGCCAGACCGCGACGCCGGACGCGCTGCAGGGCCGGATGAACGCCACGATGCGCTCGATCAACCGCGCGATGATCGTCGTCGCTGCGCCGCTCGGTGGTCTTCTCGGCGACGCCGCCGGGTACGGAATGGCCCTGGTCGTTGCAGGCGGCTTGCTGGTGGTCGCGACCGCCGTCGCGGTCGGTTCTCGGTTGTGGGGCGCACGACTGGGTGACGCGTACACACCGACGATCGACATCCCCTGA
- a CDS encoding phosphotransferase, which yields MGLEEQRDVAAQELDGGNVNTVVRVGDTVRRTAGPWTPAVHALLAWVRERGVTCVPAPLGLDDDGREILSWMPGEVVGWPVPDWLWTAQTRAQAGAMLRTVHDATVGFDLSDRVWRSATHHPVEVVCLNDVAPYNMVFDGTDLVGLIDVDMASPGPRAWDLAYLAYRLCGWCEDMTAPDDVTAMDRLAHLLSSYGQDAAPRVEDVLTTMVTRLHDLADWTDEHARVADRPDLHDHAAMYRRDAARLLEQ from the coding sequence ATGGGCCTCGAGGAGCAGCGCGACGTCGCGGCGCAGGAGCTGGACGGCGGCAACGTCAACACCGTGGTGCGTGTCGGTGACACCGTCCGGCGGACGGCCGGCCCGTGGACGCCGGCCGTGCACGCCCTGCTCGCGTGGGTGCGGGAGCGTGGCGTCACGTGCGTACCGGCGCCGCTCGGCCTCGACGACGACGGTCGGGAGATCCTCAGCTGGATGCCCGGCGAGGTCGTCGGATGGCCCGTCCCGGACTGGCTGTGGACGGCGCAGACCCGCGCGCAGGCCGGAGCGATGCTGCGCACCGTCCACGACGCGACCGTCGGGTTCGACCTCAGCGACCGCGTCTGGCGCTCCGCGACGCACCACCCCGTCGAGGTGGTGTGCCTGAACGACGTCGCGCCGTACAACATGGTCTTCGACGGGACGGACCTGGTCGGGCTCATCGACGTCGACATGGCCTCGCCTGGCCCCCGGGCGTGGGACCTCGCGTACCTCGCCTACCGGCTGTGCGGGTGGTGCGAGGACATGACGGCACCGGACGACGTCACCGCGATGGACCGCCTCGCGCACCTGCTGTCGAGCTACGGGCAGGACGCTGCTCCTCGGGTCGAGGACGTCCTGACGACCATGGTCACCCGGCTGCACGACCTGGCGGACTGGACCGACGAGCACGCACGCGTCGCCGACCGGCCCGACCTGCACGACCACGCCGCGATGTACCGGCGCGACGCGGCGCGACTGCTGGAGCAGTAG
- the fabG gene encoding 3-oxoacyl-ACP reductase FabG: MTTARTTTARTALVTGAARGIGAATARRLAADGHQVAVLDLREADAEATATTIREAGGTALAVSADVADEDAVTAAVTRVADELGPPTVLVNNAGTLRDNLLFKMSVDDWDAVLSVHLRGAFLVSRAVQQHQVAARWGRVVNLSSTSALGNRGQANYAAAKAGMQGFTKTLAIELGPFGVTVNAVAPGFIETDMMRAVAERTGMAYDDLLAAAAKDVPVRRVGRPDDVAAAVSFFCSEDASYVSGQVLYVAGGPRA; the protein is encoded by the coding sequence GTGACGACAGCGCGCACCACGACAGCCCGCACCGCCCTCGTGACCGGCGCCGCCCGCGGCATCGGCGCCGCGACCGCCCGTCGGCTCGCCGCCGACGGCCACCAGGTCGCCGTGCTCGACCTGCGCGAGGCCGACGCCGAGGCGACCGCCACCACGATCCGCGAGGCGGGTGGCACCGCGCTGGCCGTGAGCGCCGACGTGGCGGACGAGGACGCGGTCACCGCCGCCGTCACGCGCGTCGCGGACGAGCTCGGGCCACCGACCGTGCTCGTCAACAACGCGGGGACCCTGCGCGACAACCTGCTGTTCAAGATGTCGGTCGACGACTGGGACGCCGTCCTGTCGGTGCACCTGCGCGGCGCGTTCCTCGTGAGCCGTGCGGTCCAGCAGCACCAGGTCGCCGCTCGCTGGGGGCGAGTGGTCAACCTGTCGAGCACGTCGGCGCTCGGCAACCGCGGCCAGGCCAACTACGCCGCCGCCAAGGCCGGCATGCAGGGGTTCACCAAGACGCTCGCGATCGAGCTGGGGCCGTTCGGCGTCACCGTGAACGCCGTCGCGCCCGGCTTCATCGAGACCGACATGATGCGCGCCGTCGCCGAACGGACCGGGATGGCGTACGACGACCTGTTGGCCGCCGCGGCGAAGGACGTCCCGGTGCGCCGGGTCGGCCGGCCCGACGACGTCGCCGCAGCCGTCTCGTTCTTCTGCTCCGAGGACGCGTCCTACGTGTCCGGGCAGGTGCTCTACGTCGCCGGAGGGCCGCGCGCATGA
- a CDS encoding ArsR/SmtB family transcription factor produces MPLDPLPVDATEPSTACCPPLAGAPMTAEDAARTARSLKALADPARLRLLSIIAAHAGGEACVCDLTEPLGLSQPTVSHHLKVLTEAGFVTREKRGVWAYYTLAPAAVQELTAHLGTHLLHSRNA; encoded by the coding sequence GTGCCGCTGGACCCGCTGCCCGTCGACGCGACAGAGCCATCGACCGCGTGCTGCCCGCCCCTGGCCGGTGCGCCCATGACCGCCGAGGACGCCGCGCGCACCGCGCGCAGCCTCAAGGCACTGGCCGACCCCGCGCGGCTGCGGCTGCTGTCGATCATCGCCGCGCACGCCGGCGGGGAGGCCTGCGTCTGCGACCTCACCGAACCGCTCGGCCTGTCCCAGCCGACGGTCTCGCACCATCTCAAGGTGCTCACCGAGGCCGGCTTCGTCACACGCGAGAAGCGCGGGGTCTGGGCCTACTACACGCTCGCGCCCGCAGCAGTGCAGGAGCTCACCGCCCACCTCGGCACACACCTGCTCCACTCGCGCAACGCCTGA
- a CDS encoding MaoC family dehydratase, which translates to MTAITVSSPADLGAAVGQSATGEWRVVDQDRIDLFADATDDHQWIHVDPARAAAESPFGGPVAHGFLTLALVPALTAGLLDVGGTAMVVNYGLDRVRFLQPVLAGSRVRATTAVDSAEPTAQGVRVSSTVTVEIEGAPRPALVARTIALFVPA; encoded by the coding sequence ATGACCGCCATCACCGTGAGCTCGCCCGCGGACCTCGGCGCCGCCGTCGGGCAGTCCGCCACCGGGGAGTGGCGGGTCGTCGACCAGGACCGCATCGACCTGTTCGCCGACGCGACCGACGACCACCAGTGGATCCACGTCGACCCCGCGCGCGCCGCCGCCGAGTCGCCGTTCGGCGGGCCCGTCGCGCACGGCTTCCTCACGCTCGCGCTGGTCCCCGCGCTCACCGCCGGGCTGCTCGACGTCGGCGGGACGGCGATGGTCGTCAACTACGGGCTCGACCGCGTGCGGTTCCTCCAGCCCGTGCTCGCGGGGTCGCGTGTGCGCGCGACGACGGCGGTCGACAGCGCCGAGCCGACCGCGCAGGGCGTGCGCGTGTCGTCGACCGTGACCGTCGAGATCGAGGGCGCGCCGCGCCCGGCGCTCGTCGCGCGGACCATCGCGCTGTTCGTGCCCGCCTGA